A genomic region of Rhizobium sp. NXC24 contains the following coding sequences:
- a CDS encoding GNAT family protein, producing MIVSEPRQDIAAWVGQRIGVEFRPPYTTIAEVRGGKIIAGYVFNVWTEHDVEVSLAADRLSRALIKSAFAYVVENLGCRRATFRTRADNVNAQRCLERLGGHLEGRQRAYFGDCDGLLYGILREDFPIGQHT from the coding sequence TTGATCGTCTCTGAACCGAGGCAGGATATCGCCGCATGGGTCGGGCAGAGGATCGGCGTCGAGTTTCGGCCACCTTACACGACGATTGCAGAGGTTCGGGGCGGCAAGATCATCGCTGGCTACGTCTTCAACGTCTGGACAGAGCATGACGTCGAGGTATCGCTTGCCGCGGATCGGCTGTCTCGAGCGTTGATCAAGTCGGCCTTCGCTTATGTGGTGGAAAATCTCGGTTGCCGCCGAGCGACGTTCAGGACGCGCGCGGATAACGTGAATGCTCAAAGATGTCTCGAACGCCTCGGTGGGCACCTGGAAGGGCGTCAGAGAGCTTATTTCGGCGACTGCGATGGCCTGCTCTACGGAATTTTGAGAGAGGATTTCCCCATTGGTCAGCACACCTAA